CATTAAGAAGTTTAAGATTTTCTTTAAGTGTTGTTGTGTTGCCGCTTTGATCTACATACTCAATTTTAACAACATCATTTTTATCAAGAGTAATTGCAGTTTCATTTCCATAAAAATCTTTTTGTTCCATATGTGCAACACGGGCTTTTGAACCTGATGTCGGCCATGGTTTCATCATTCTATGCGGATGTTTTTGTGCAAACTTTTTAACTGATGCTGCTGCTCGTCTATCAGAATTACCTTCTCTAAGAACAGGATTAACAGCAGAGCCAAGTACTTTTGCAAATCTTTCTTTTAATTTTTTCTCTTTTTCATTTTTTGGTTCTTCGGGATAATCAGGAATTTTAAATCCTTTATCCTGTAATTCTTTTATAGCTTCTTTTAACTGTGGAATTGAAGCGCTGATGTTGGGAAGCTTTATAATGTTTGCGTCAGGAGTTTTTGCAACTTCACCCAATTCATATAGAAAATCAGGAATTTTTTGCTCATCAGTTAGATCATCAGGAAAATTTGCAATAATTCTGCCCGCAAGAGAAATATCTTTTAATTCAATATCGATTCCTGTTCCTTTGGCAAATGATTTTACGATAGGAAGTAAACAGTAAGTTGCTAAAGCTGGTGCTTCATCAATTTTTGTCCAGATTATTTTGGATCCCATTAGTTCTCACTCTCTTAAGTTTATAAAAATTTAATGTTGATTTTATTTAATGTTAAAATACTCAATCTTAAATAATAATTGAAGGTATGATTTAGAATTATGTTGTGTTTGATGATTTAGAAACAAAAAAGGCTCAGTTACCTGAGCCTTTTTGTGCTTGGGGGTTTTTATTATTCCGAAGAATAATAAACTCTATGGCATTACTTAACAAGTGTCATTTTTCTTGTTTGGGTATATGAACCTGATTCTATTTTGTATATGTACATTCCGCTATTGAGTTCACTTGCATCAAGGTTTATTGTATGTACTCCGGATTCTTTAAATTCATTTACAAGTGTTCTTATATGCTGACCAAGAATATTGTAGAGAGTTAACTTTACCATTCCTGCTTCAGGTAAATTGAATTTAATTGTTGTAGTTGGGTTAAATGGATTTGGATAGTTTTGATAAAGCTCGAATGATTCAGGCTCCGAAATTAAATTTTCTGATATATTTACCGGAGAATTAAAAAATGAAATAACTTTACTTAAAAAAATATTTCGTTTTTCGTCTGGGTAAATCGTTTCAAAAGGGAATCCAACAAAAACGACTTTACCATTTGTACTTCCACCAGGAAAAATTCCCTCATAGTAAACTGCCGCAAACTGATTTGTTACATTAGAATATTGAAGACAATTTATTCCCCCATTCATTCCTGTAATAACATCGGGATACCTGACATTAATTGTTCCGTGTGTACCATCATCGTAAGAAATTGTACCTGTCCCATCAAAAATACTATTTGCAATAGGTTCTGCCTGATAATATGTACCAGCCAAACCATTAGGTGCATCATTGATATACTGACTTTTTAAATAATTGTAAATAAAATCTTTATCACTTGATGATCCCTTGTAATCCAAGTCCCAGGCTATCTCCGCACCAGAAACAAAAAGTTTTCCTCCATTTTTTAAATAATTTTTTACTATCTCCTGTTCACTGTTGTTAAATGTTTCATCAGCAGTGCTTTCATCACCAAGAATATAATCTACGATAGAAAAATCCTGCAGTGAAACATAACCTTGAATTACGGCATCATTAGTAACGGAACAAAATGAATATCCATTATTTTTAAAAGCATTACCGTGCTGCCGAATAAAGTTGTATGTATTGCCGGAAGAACTTCTATCAAATCCATTTACAATTAACACTGCTGGATTAGATTCTGAAACGGTTCCACCTAAAACTTCAGAGAAATCTGAGTAACCTAAACCGCTTTTTGCTCTTATCCGAAAATAAAAAATTGAATCGACAGGTAAATTATTTACAATAATGCTATCAGCAAATTCTGAAGTGGAGTCATTAAAAGTCAACCCATCATTTCCATAGAACGCTTTATATGTAGTACCGGAAAGAGGCTGAACATAAATTTTTAAGCTCGATGAAGAATTCCATAAAACACCAAAAGTTTTAGGTGCAGGAGTTGAATTGCCTGGAATTGTGTAATAAGGTTTCAAAATTGTTCCTTCATCACTAACCAGAATGGATAAATCAGAATTCGCTAAAAGCTGTGTAAACGTCATTGGTGATTCATCTACAAGAACTGAATCTAAAACTAAACGAATTCCGTGGCTATAATCCGCATAAGTTTCTTCGTGTCCATTATAAACCGGCTGAATCGGAACTCCGTTCAACTGATGCCAACCATAAATCACTACTGGCTTTGGTACATTCGAGTGCAAGTTCTGATAGATATTATTAGAGATTATAACATCTTTCTTCGTTCCACCTACCAAAGTACCGAATGGATATTGTGAGAGAACAGGAAGTCTGATGGACAAAACAGAATCATTATGTTGATCAAATACCGGAACGGTTATCATTTCAGGAGTAGGTGGAATTGGTTGTGGTCTCAGTTTACATGGGGCAGAAGTATAAATCTGATCCACCATTTTTTTTGTTGGCATAGTACAGTTAAGAGCATTACAAATTCTTTGTGCCAGCAAAGGAGTCATCGGTGTTAGAAAATAGTCTGAATCAGAACCGACTGCAAGATACTCAGGAATAACAAAGTACTTAACTGAATGGTTATTCCCGCCAATATTAGCATAGGCAGTTACAGTGTTTAATTGCCGCATAAAATTTGGAATGTTACCAGTTATCACATGAGAATAAATTTGTTCTTCTCTTTGATCTCGAGGCATACTCCA
Above is a genomic segment from Ignavibacteriales bacterium containing:
- a CDS encoding T9SS type A sorting domain-containing protein, with amino-acid sequence MKTIIYAILNIIIWSTTFAQTLPVPPRPLNAVSGSDFINLIWSMPRDQREEQIYSHVITGNIPNFMRQLNTVTAYANIGGNNHSVKYFVIPEYLAVGSDSDYFLTPMTPLLAQRICNALNCTMPTKKMVDQIYTSAPCKLRPQPIPPTPEMITVPVFDQHNDSVLSIRLPVLSQYPFGTLVGGTKKDVIISNNIYQNLHSNVPKPVVIYGWHQLNGVPIQPVYNGHEETYADYSHGIRLVLDSVLVDESPMTFTQLLANSDLSILVSDEGTILKPYYTIPGNSTPAPKTFGVLWNSSSSLKIYVQPLSGTTYKAFYGNDGLTFNDSTSEFADSIIVNNLPVDSIFYFRIRAKSGLGYSDFSEVLGGTVSESNPAVLIVNGFDRSSSGNTYNFIRQHGNAFKNNGYSFCSVTNDAVIQGYVSLQDFSIVDYILGDESTADETFNNSEQEIVKNYLKNGGKLFVSGAEIAWDLDYKGSSSDKDFIYNYLKSQYINDAPNGLAGTYYQAEPIANSIFDGTGTISYDDGTHGTINVRYPDVITGMNGGINCLQYSNVTNQFAAVYYEGIFPGGSTNGKVVFVGFPFETIYPDEKRNIFLSKVISFFNSPVNISENLISEPESFELYQNYPNPFNPTTTIKFNLPEAGMVKLTLYNILGQHIRTLVNEFKESGVHTINLDASELNSGMYIYKIESGSYTQTRKMTLVK